A stretch of the Enterobacteriaceae bacterium ESL0689 genome encodes the following:
- the gndA gene encoding NADP-dependent phosphogluconate dehydrogenase, producing the protein MSRQQIGVIGMAVMGRNLALNIESRGYTVSVFNRSREKTEEVIAENPGRKLVPYYSVKEFVESLETPRRILLMVKAGAGTDSTIDMLKPYLDKGDIIIDGGNTFFEDTIRRNRELSAEGFNFIGTGVSGGEEGALKGPSIMPGGQKEAYELVAPILKQIAAVAEDGEPCVTYIGADGAGHYVKMVHNGIEYGDMQLIAEAYALLKQGLALSNEQLAQIFSEWNKGELSSYLIDITKDIFTKKDAEGHDLIDVILDEAANKGTGKWTSQSALDLGEPLSLITESVFARYISSLKEQRVAAAKVLTGPQPQPVAEKSAFIEKVRRALYLGKIVSYAQGFSQLRAASDQYHWHLNYGEIARIFRAGCIIRAQFLQKITDAYAQNADLANLLLAPYFKQIADEYQQALRDVVAYAVQNGIPVPTFSAAIAYYDSYRAAVLPANLIQAQRDYFGAHTYKRTDKAGVFHTEWLD; encoded by the coding sequence ATGTCCAGGCAACAGATCGGGGTTATCGGTATGGCAGTGATGGGGCGTAATCTGGCGCTCAATATCGAGAGCCGTGGTTATACCGTCTCTGTGTTCAATCGTTCCCGTGAAAAAACCGAAGAGGTCATTGCGGAAAATCCTGGCAGGAAGCTGGTTCCCTACTATAGCGTGAAAGAGTTTGTCGAATCGCTCGAAACGCCACGGCGTATTTTGTTGATGGTCAAAGCCGGGGCGGGGACCGACAGCACCATTGATATGTTAAAACCTTATCTCGATAAAGGTGACATCATTATTGATGGTGGTAACACCTTCTTCGAGGATACTATCCGCCGTAATCGTGAACTGTCAGCGGAAGGATTTAACTTCATTGGTACGGGCGTATCGGGGGGGGAAGAAGGAGCGCTGAAAGGTCCTTCTATTATGCCTGGTGGTCAGAAAGAGGCTTATGAACTGGTCGCCCCGATCCTGAAACAGATTGCGGCGGTAGCTGAAGATGGTGAGCCTTGTGTGACGTATATTGGCGCTGATGGCGCAGGTCATTATGTCAAAATGGTACATAACGGTATCGAATACGGCGATATGCAGCTGATTGCCGAAGCGTATGCGTTACTGAAACAGGGCCTTGCACTCTCTAATGAGCAACTTGCCCAGATCTTTAGTGAATGGAATAAAGGTGAACTGAGTAGCTATCTTATCGATATCACTAAAGATATCTTCACCAAAAAAGATGCAGAAGGCCATGATCTGATTGATGTGATCCTTGATGAGGCGGCGAATAAAGGCACCGGAAAATGGACCAGCCAAAGCGCCCTCGATCTGGGGGAACCGTTATCCCTGATTACTGAATCAGTCTTTGCGCGTTATATCTCGTCGCTGAAAGAGCAGCGTGTTGCGGCAGCAAAAGTGCTGACTGGCCCACAGCCACAACCGGTTGCAGAGAAAAGCGCATTTATCGAGAAAGTTCGTCGTGCGCTCTATCTGGGGAAAATCGTCTCTTATGCCCAGGGTTTCTCACAGTTACGTGCCGCTTCGGATCAATATCACTGGCATCTTAACTACGGTGAGATTGCCCGCATTTTCCGGGCAGGTTGTATCATCAGAGCGCAATTCCTGCAAAAGATTACCGATGCGTATGCGCAAAATGCTGATCTTGCCAATTTGTTGCTGGCACCCTACTTTAAGCAGATTGCCGATGAGTATCAGCAGGCATTGCGTGATGTGGTGGCCTATGCGGTGCAAAACGGTATTCCGGTGCCGACTTTCTCGGCGGCGAT